CGCAGCTCCGGGGCGAGGGCGAGGATCTCCACCTCGTGCCGGGAGACCAACTCGGGCCAGCGCTTCCATGCGCCGGGCACCAGGGCCCGCAGCAGCTCGCCGGCCGCGCTGTACGGCCCACGCCGGCGCCGGTGGGCGTCGAGGCTGGCCAGCAGCGGGCCGGTGGCACCAGCGGCGAGTTCCCGCCGGCGGTCGTGCCCGTGCCGCGCGCGGATCCAACGGTGCGGCGCCTGGAGCATGCTCGTCTCCCCTGTGCGATCGGCTCGGCGGTGACGTGTCGGCCGTGGACATGTCGGCGGTGCGGCGAGCCCGGCGGTCACCGGCCTCCCGCCCGGCGGCCAACGCCCTCCCGCGCGGCGGCCAACGCGTTCCGTCCGGCGGTTACCGCGTTCTGTCCGGTGCCGGACGTCGTCCGGTCGCGTCGCGGGCCCGACCCGACCGGACGAACTCGTCCGACCCGTGCGGTGGCGCGGCGGACCCCGGGACGGATGCGACATCGCATTCACCTCCTTCATTGCGATCGGTGCCTCACTGTGCACCTGGGACGGCTTACTTAGGATCCGGGGAAACACCTAACCCGGACGGATTGACCACACTGCGTCATCGACGACCGGCCCGGCGTCAGAGCTGTCGGGCCACCGCCGCCCGGGACGGAATGCCGAGCTTGGCGATGATCCGGGTGACGTGGGTTTCCACGGTGCGTGGGCTCAGCACCAGCTGACCGGCGATCTGATGGTTGGTCAGTCCCTGCGCGACCAGTTCGGCGACCTCCCGTTCCCGGGAGGAGAGGGTGACCGGACCGTCCGTACGTTGCCGGGGCAGCCGGGCGGCCAGTCGACGTTGGGCCCGGTCCGCCTGTCCGGCCAGCCAGCGCGCGCCGCTGCCGGAGAAGAGCCGCTTGGCCCGGCCCAGTTGCTCCCGGGCCAGCTGCGGGTTCCCGGTCCCGAACTGCGCCTCGGCGAGGAGCATCCGGGCCTCCCCCTCGGCCACCGGCATGCCGGCCCGGGTGAAGAGGCTGATCGCCGGGGCGGCCTGGCCGACGGCCTCGTCCGGGCGGTGCCGCGCCAGCGACAGCGCCGCCCTGGCCATGCCGACCGCACCCAGTCGGGCGGGCAGGTCGCCGGCGATTGTCGCGGCCCGGCTCAACCACCGCCCCAGCTCCGGCGCCTCACCACCCGATCCGCCGCCCATCCCGTCACGCGATCCGCCGCCCGAGCCTTCGCGCAATCCGCCGCCCGAGCCTTCGCGCAATCCGCCGCCCGAGCCGCCGCGCGATACGTCGTGCGATCCGCTGCCCGAGCCGCCGTGCGGACCGTGTACGCCGACGGAGCGGGCCCGCAGGGCGAGAATGGTCGCCTCGGCCGGCCCGAGACAGCGGTAGATCTCCGGGTCGGCCAGAAGGCGCTGGCAGTCGGCGTGGTCCCCGACCGCGTCGCAGGCCTCGGCCAGGTGCGTCTGTACGACCGCCCGGTACAGCGTGGACCGTGGTGCGGCGCTGCCCTTGAGCCGGTCCAGGGCCGGGCGTACGGCGTCCGGGCCGGCGAGCCAGAGCAGTGGGCGGAGCCGTACGGCCGCCGCCAGCGTCGCCGCCTCGGCACTGCCCTGCCACCGGGCGATCTCCTCCGCCTCCTCCGCGTCCCGCAGTGCCTCGTCGACCCGGCCGACCGCGCCGTACAGGACCGAGCGGGCCGAGTAGAGCAGCGGGTGCACATGGATCCGGCCGAACCGCAGGCCCACCTCGATGCCGTGTTCCGCGTGGGCCAGCCCGTCGTCGACCCGGTCCAGCATGGGCTCGATCCAGGCGAGCAGGGCGATCGCTCCCAACTCGTCCCGGAGCGCGGCGTCCCCCAGGGCGTCGACCATCCGTTTGGCGTACGACACGCGTACCCGGGCGGTCGACAGTGGACCGCTGGCCACCACGCAGGCGGCGAGTACGGCGCTCGCCGCCGCCTCGATGCCACGGTGCCCGCCGGCCCGGGACCGCTCGATCGTCTTACCCGCGTGCCGGGCACCGGCCCGCCACCGGCCGGCCAGCATCTCGGTCACGGCGAGCTCCAGCCGGAGCATCGCCTGGGTGGCTCCGGTGGCGTCGAGTCGTTCCAGTTCGGTACTGAGCAGCGCGCTGGCGACGTCGAGCCGGCCGGCGAGCCGTTCCAGGACGGCCAGTTGCTCGACCGCCGCGTGCCGGTGCGGGCCGGCGACCGCGACCAGGTCGTGCAACACGGTCCGGGCCTCGTCGAACTGGCCGGTGACGCCGAGGGCCTTGGCGAACAGCAGCCGCAGCTCGGCCCGGCGGTCGGCGTGGCCGGGGTCGTCGGGCAGCGCGGACAGGGCCGCACGCAGCCAGGCGGCGCTGCTCCCCGGCGCCGTACCCATGGTGCTCCTGGCCGCCATCGCGAGCACCTCGACGGCGTCCTCGTCGCCCGGCACGACGGCCTTGGCCAGATGGTGGGCCCGCAGCGGGAGCGGGGCGGCCCGGCGCTCCAGGTGGGTCGCCGCCCGGCGGTGCGCGCCGAGCCGCCACGCCGGGCCGGCCATCCAGTACGCCACCGCCCTGACCAGCGAGTGCCGGAAGTCCAGTTGCCCGCCGACCTGGCGCAGCAGGTTCCGTTCGACCAGCGCGTCCAGCGCGGTGGTGGTCGGCAGCGGATCCAGTTCGGCCGCGGCGGCGACGGCGGCCACGTCGAGACCGGGGCCGATCACCGCGATCGCCTGGAGGACGAGCCGCTCGATCGGCGCCAGCCCGCGCACCTCGACCGCCATCGCGCCGTGCAGGGCCGCGCTCACCGGTTCGTCGGGGAAGTCGCCGCGACGCAGCGCGCCGAGAATCTCCGTCGAGGTGCCGGCGAGCAGCTCCAGGTACAGCGGGTTGCCGCCGCTGACCTGGTGCAGCAGCCGGCGCCGGGACGCCGGCTCGGTGGGTAGCAGTTGGTCGACGTCGGCGCCGGAGAGCGGACCGAGGTGCAGCCGGAGGGGTACCGGCACCAGGTGGGCGAGCCCTTCGGCCAGCCGCGCGGGACACTGCTCCGAGCGGAACGCGAGCACCACGGTGATCCGGGCCTCCGGCGGGTGCCGCAGCAGATATCCGAGGAACTCCACGGAGGCGTCGTCGGCCCACTGCACGTCGTCGAAGACGAACAACGCCCCGGCCGGCCGGGCGACCGCGGTGAGCAGGTTGCGCAGTCGCCGGTGCCGCTGGTGCCGCTCCACGGCCGCGGTGGCCGGCACCCCGTCCGCCGAGCCGGGATCGCCGCCGCCGGCCGGGTCCGGCACCGCCAGCGCGTCCAGCAGCACGTGCAGGTCGGACCGATGATCCGGTACGGCGGCCAGGGCGTCGAGCACGACTCCGTACGGAAGGAAGCGCTCGAACTCGGTCGCCCGCCCGAACAGCACGGTACGGCCACGCTCGCCGGCGATCTTCGCGAACTCGGAGACGAGTCGGCTCTTGCCGATCCCCGGCTCCCCCTCCACCACCAGGAAACGCGCCGACGGTACGGAATCGTCGAGCAGATCGACCATCCGGGTCAGGTCGTCCTGGCGCCCGACAAGCTCACTGGTCCCGGCTGTTGTCTGATCCGGGACAGCAGGAGTCTCCGATGTTGATTCGACCCGCACCCGGCACCTCCGTGGACATGCGAAAAAACCTGTCCCGAGGTAACCGCGTTGACCGTTATCCATGCCAGACCGATCAGGCCGGACTATAAGCAGTCATCAGTCCATTGACACCGGCGCGACGGGAACATATGGCGTCGGATCGTCCACTGTTTCCGAGGTGCGGGACATCGCTGCCGGTCAGGCCGGTGGGCTGGGCGTCCGGCCACGTTCCGCGACACAGTACGGCGGCGCCGATAGCGGGCCCGCACATCCGGGAGCGCATGGCGAGCAGCCCCAACAACGTGACATTTGCGCTGCTCTACTTCCCGCCATGCGAGACGAGTCGGTCCCGCAGGCGGGACCATTCCGGAGCGCATCGGAAACGACCCTGTCCCGCAGGGGCACGGCCGACGCGGAGAGTACTCCCACTGCCACCGGAGTCGGGGCGGGCCCGCCACTTTCGGTCCCAGGTCCGCGCGATCCGTCCGGCCGATGTGACCGAACTGACGGTGGCGGGCACCGTTGCTCCTCGGCACAATGCCCGCCGCCGTCTGTGGACTGACCTACTGGAAAGTTCCGGTCAGAAAAACGACGGAAACCTTATCTTGGTCCGCAAGAACCCGATCCATCGTCGTCCGGCAGAACCGGGGCCCGGCTCCGGCCCGGCATTGGCCGAGCGGATCAGTGCCGCACTTTCGCCATTGCTTGCTGGCCCACCCGCATGCCGATCTTGCGCATCCCCATCGGCATGCTCTTCGACATCACCAGGGGCATGCCCCTGGAGACGCCCTTCGACATCATCGGCACGCCCCTCGACACGCCCTTCGAGACCCCCTTGGACATGCCCTTCGACATGGCGGTCAGCCCGCTCATCCGCTTCAGGACTCCCCTGGCGACCTGACCGGGCTTCTGCTGCTCACCGGCGAGCGCGGTCACGATGATCAGTCCGCCGGTGAGCGCCGGAATGGCCCACTGCAACACCCTCAGCTGGCGCTGCTGGGAGGCGAGCTGCTGGGGTGTCCCGTGATCGGGCTCGGTCACCCCCGCCACCGGGGTCCCATCGGACTTCGCCAGCCGCATGCCGAGCAGCCGGCTGTAGCCGGTCACCGCCAGGGCCGCGACGGTGAGGCCGGTCTTGATGACGCTCATCCGGCCCACCCCGGACTGGGCCATCACCCGAGGACTCTCGGTGATCAGCTCACCGGCGGCGCCGGCCACGTGGACGCCGATCGCCGCCGCGTTGACGGGCGTCCACCGGGCCCAGCCGGCCGAGGCCACCCCGAGTCGCTGCTTCGAGTCACTCAACTTCGCCGCCGCGCCGTTGACTCCGATCGCCCCCATCAGGGATCCGCCGAACCAGGCCGCCAGGCCGAGATCGTGGATCGAGCGCATTACGGTGTGCCGTTCCGACATGTGCCACCCCCCGAGATACGAGATCCGACGCGTACCCGCTGGCCACCGCTCCAATCCTGTCCGGCCCGAACGTACCGCCGTCGGCACCCGGGTCGGGACACCCGCTTGTTCGTTCCCCGTTCCGCACGGCGGGGCCCGGCAACAGAATTGCGTGCCATTGAGCGGATGCTCCCGGGCCGATCGAGCGATCGCCACTCGGTCGTTTCGGATGGTGTGGGCGGTGGGTGGCGGTCGAGCGTACTGACTGGGCGGGTGCGCTCGTCCCCGTACGGACGAAATCGCCTTTGCGGGCTTGCTGACCGCCGAGGAAGAAGCAACGCTCATTGGCAGCGGCACGGGATGCCGCGAAATTGTTCCTCGGACGAATTGAAGGGGGACCCGTGGATTCTCCGGTTGTCGTCGCGCTCCTGATCGCGCTCGGGGTGGCAGTCATCGCCATGCTCGGGATCGCGATCTTCCTCCTGGTGAAACTTCTCAGGATGGGCCGGCTCGTACGGGCCGACCTGATGCCCGTACAGGGGAAGGTGGCCTTCTGGGCTGCCATCGCCTACAGCATTTTTCCGGTCGACGTCCTTCCCGATCCGATCTATCTCGACGACGTGGGCGTTCTCGTCGGCGTGATCACCTACATCGGACACCTGGCGAAGAAGCACGGACTTCTCGGTGCTCGACCGACGGAGCCGGAACTCGAAGGGCCGACCGGGAAAACGCGGTAACGTGCGGCGGAATGGCAGATGGTGTTTCCCCATGACGACGGAGTGGCCGCCGGTCAGCCGACGCGGGTTACCCGTACCGCATCGGCGACGACGTAGCCGGTGCCGGACGTCCACCGGCTCACTCCCACCTTGTTCTCGTCTCCGGCGGTCAACGCAAAGACCCCGAGCGACACCCACCGGCCGCCGTTGGCGCGCTGGTTGACCCGTACGGTCTGGTTGCCGCTCGTGCTGGCCACGATGAACGGGGTCGCATCGTTGTAGCCCGGATCGGCGGCGTACCAGACCGAGACCTCGTAGCTGGCGGTGGTCGGGATGTTCACCTTGTACCAGGCGACGTCGCTGGACAGGACCGGGTCGGCGAACCGGTAGTCGGTGCCGTACCGCTGGCTGGAGTAGGTCGACGTACCCCAGCTCGCGCTCGCGGTGAACCGGCCGGCGGTGGTGTTGTCGACCGTGGAACTCCAGGCCTGCGCGGTGGAGACGAAACCGATTCCGTTGGGTACCAGCCGTTGGGCGCCATCCGACGGCGTGTTGCGGACCGATACCGACGTGTCGCCGGGCATCCGGGCGACCATCGTGCTCGACCCGCCGCCGTCGAGGTTGATCGCGTCGTCGGCACCGATCGACTTCATGTAGTTGGCCAGCTCGACGTAGGTCATCCCGACGCTGTTGGTGGCCCGGCCGTCGACGACGACCATCCACATCTTCAACCCGTCGGCGGAGAAGCCGACCGCCGTCCGTGGATTGCGCGGATGCGATTCCGTCGTCACCACCCCGTCCCGGACCAGTACGAGGTTGCCGCCGATCGCGACCTGGGCCGCCCCGTCCCCACCGCGCGGGGTGTAGTTGACCGTGACGCTGTCGCCGACCACGACCCCGGCCAGCGCGTCGGCACCGGCATTCACGCCGAGTACGACGACACTTCCGGCCGCCACCTTGCCCCCGGCGGTGGTGCTGACCTTGCTGACCCGGCCGGCCGTTATCTCGATCTCGCGGGACCGGGTGGCACCATCGAGCACCTGGCTGCGTGCCTCGTCGCCCCAGAGCGAGTTGTAGACGCCGATGCCGTTGGCGGCGATGTTCGGCGAGTTGAGATTGGTGGCGGTGAGCTGCCTACCGCCCGGCAGCGTGACCCTCGCGTCGAGGAAGATCTGG
The nucleotide sequence above comes from Plantactinospora soyae. Encoded proteins:
- a CDS encoding ATP-binding protein, which encodes MDNGQRGYLGTGFFACPRRCRVRVESTSETPAVPDQTTAGTSELVGRQDDLTRMVDLLDDSVPSARFLVVEGEPGIGKSRLVSEFAKIAGERGRTVLFGRATEFERFLPYGVVLDALAAVPDHRSDLHVLLDALAVPDPAGGGDPGSADGVPATAAVERHQRHRRLRNLLTAVARPAGALFVFDDVQWADDASVEFLGYLLRHPPEARITVVLAFRSEQCPARLAEGLAHLVPVPLRLHLGPLSGADVDQLLPTEPASRRRLLHQVSGGNPLYLELLAGTSTEILGALRRGDFPDEPVSAALHGAMAVEVRGLAPIERLVLQAIAVIGPGLDVAAVAAAAELDPLPTTTALDALVERNLLRQVGGQLDFRHSLVRAVAYWMAGPAWRLGAHRRAATHLERRAAPLPLRAHHLAKAVVPGDEDAVEVLAMAARSTMGTAPGSSAAWLRAALSALPDDPGHADRRAELRLLFAKALGVTGQFDEARTVLHDLVAVAGPHRHAAVEQLAVLERLAGRLDVASALLSTELERLDATGATQAMLRLELAVTEMLAGRWRAGARHAGKTIERSRAGGHRGIEAAASAVLAACVVASGPLSTARVRVSYAKRMVDALGDAALRDELGAIALLAWIEPMLDRVDDGLAHAEHGIEVGLRFGRIHVHPLLYSARSVLYGAVGRVDEALRDAEEAEEIARWQGSAEAATLAAAVRLRPLLWLAGPDAVRPALDRLKGSAAPRSTLYRAVVQTHLAEACDAVGDHADCQRLLADPEIYRCLGPAEATILALRARSVGVHGPHGGSGSGSHDVSRGGSGGGLREGSGGGLREGSGGGSRDGMGGGSGGEAPELGRWLSRAATIAGDLPARLGAVGMARAALSLARHRPDEAVGQAAPAISLFTRAGMPVAEGEARMLLAEAQFGTGNPQLAREQLGRAKRLFSGSGARWLAGQADRAQRRLAARLPRQRTDGPVTLSSREREVAELVAQGLTNHQIAGQLVLSPRTVETHVTRIIAKLGIPSRAAVARQL
- a CDS encoding YkvA family protein; the protein is MDSPVVVALLIALGVAVIAMLGIAIFLLVKLLRMGRLVRADLMPVQGKVAFWAAIAYSIFPVDVLPDPIYLDDVGVLVGVITYIGHLAKKHGLLGARPTEPELEGPTGKTR
- a CDS encoding golvesin C-terminal-like domain-containing protein, coding for MRRPTLAVLLSASIAFVGLGAAPAPAVAVAVGPDVGTLATTALAPGLSLSNTTATGPNRVNILAANLAEPTLKPKYLNPGTVGATATLTSQANRVGAIAAVNGDFFDIGVTGAPRGIGLDNGTLLNGPAAGWNNVAALYANGAGGSRGGLAQIFLDARVTLPGGRQLTATNLNSPNIAANGIGVYNSLWGDEARSQVLDGATRSREIEITAGRVSKVSTTAGGKVAAGSVVVLGVNAGADALAGVVVGDSVTVNYTPRGGDGAAQVAIGGNLVLVRDGVVTTESHPRNPRTAVGFSADGLKMWMVVVDGRATNSVGMTYVELANYMKSIGADDAINLDGGGSSTMVARMPGDTSVSVRNTPSDGAQRLVPNGIGFVSTAQAWSSTVDNTTAGRFTASASWGTSTYSSQRYGTDYRFADPVLSSDVAWYKVNIPTTASYEVSVWYAADPGYNDATPFIVASTSGNQTVRVNQRANGGRWVSLGVFALTAGDENKVGVSRWTSGTGYVVADAVRVTRVG